The genomic window GGAAATAAAAAAGATATCCTACCTAAGTCAGTAAAGGCTGGGAAGATTTGCCAATGGCTCATGGAACGTGCCCACGAAGAAGGTCTGCGTCCTGTGGACGTTGTTCTGACTTCAGCTCAAAATAAGCATGCTATCAAGGAAGTCATTGAAAAAATCGAGCACTACCGTAAGGGGCGCGATGTCTATGTAGTTGGGGTGACTAATGTCGGTAAATCAACTCTTATCAATGCCATTATCCAGGAAATTACGGGTGACCAGAACGTCATCACAACTTCACGCTTCCCAGGGACAACTCTAGATAAGATCGAGATTCCGCTTGATGACGGTTCTTATATCTACGATACGCCGGGGATTATCCATCGTCATCAGATGGCTCACTACTTGACAGCTAAGAATCTCAAGTATGTCAGTCCTAAAAAGGAAATCAAACCTAAAACCTATCAGCTCAATCCGGAGCAAACTCTATTTTTAGGGGGCTTGGGACGCTTTGACTTCATCGCAGGAGAAAAGCAAGGTTTCACAGCTTTCTTTGACAATGAACTCAAACTTCATCGTACCAAGCTTGAAGGAGCGACTGACTTTTACGATAAGCACCTGGGAACCCTTCTTACACCACCAAATAGCAAGGAAAAAGAAGATTTTCCAAAACTGGTCCAACATGTCTTTACTATCAAGGATAAGACCGACTTAGTTATCTCAGGATTAGGCTGGATACGTGTGACAGGCACAGCTAAAGTAGCTGTCTGGGCACCAGAAGGCGTCGCGGTCGTCACACGAAAAGCAATTATTTAAACACAGAAAGGAAAGAGTTATCTTTATAAAGGTGAGCATGGCGAGCCTCTAGAAGATACTTTTCGCCGTGGTGTCAGTTGGTACAAATGATTGTACCAACTGCGGAAAATTTGAGACCTTAGGCTCAAATTTTAGTCATGAAAGTCCGAAGGACTTTGCTGACGTCCGTCACCACTTCAGAAAAGTATAAAAAACTCTTTTAAAGAAAATATGTCATTAACATCAAAACAACGTGCCTTCCTCAACAGCCAGGCACACACCCTCAAACCCATCATCCAAATAGGGAAAAATGGTCTCAACGACCAAATTAAAACTAGCGTCCGTCAAGCACTTGATGCCCGCGAATTGATTAAGGTTACTCTCTTGCAAAACACAGATGAAAACATCCACGAAGTAGCTGAAATCTTGGAAGAAGAAATCGGTGTAGACACAGTTCAAAAAATCGGACGCATCTTGATTTTGTATAAACAATCCAGCAAGAAAG from Streptococcus sp. oral taxon 061 includes these protein-coding regions:
- the yqeH gene encoding ribosome biogenesis GTPase YqeH, with the translated sequence MEEILCIGCGATIQTEDKTGLGFTPQSALEKGLETGEVYCQRCFRLRHYNEITDVQLTDDDFLKLLHEVGDSDALVVNVIDIFDFNGSVIPGLPRFVSGNDVLLVGNKKDILPKSVKAGKICQWLMERAHEEGLRPVDVVLTSAQNKHAIKEVIEKIEHYRKGRDVYVVGVTNVGKSTLINAIIQEITGDQNVITTSRFPGTTLDKIEIPLDDGSYIYDTPGIIHRHQMAHYLTAKNLKYVSPKKEIKPKTYQLNPEQTLFLGGLGRFDFIAGEKQGFTAFFDNELKLHRTKLEGATDFYDKHLGTLLTPPNSKEKEDFPKLVQHVFTIKDKTDLVISGLGWIRVTGTAKVAVWAPEGVAVVTRKAII
- the yhbY gene encoding ribosome assembly RNA-binding protein YhbY, whose protein sequence is MSLTSKQRAFLNSQAHTLKPIIQIGKNGLNDQIKTSVRQALDARELIKVTLLQNTDENIHEVAEILEEEIGVDTVQKIGRILILYKQSSKKENRKISKKVKEI